In the genome of Pseudopipra pipra isolate bDixPip1 chromosome 4, bDixPip1.hap1, whole genome shotgun sequence, one region contains:
- the LCORL gene encoding ligand-dependent nuclear receptor corepressor-like protein isoform X4, protein MDEKCSFCNLHKETASDRASVIGSSQSTPTEELSSQGQSNTDKIECQAENYLNALFRKKDLPQNCDPNIPLVAQELMKKMIRQFAIEYISKSSKIQENRNGSSFEPSLMCKSVQMNQTENSLQEEQDSPLDLTVNRTQEQNTQQGDGVLDLSTKKSARLEEPKYDPLCSENSVSGSSSTADANSEETANLEKGKSTLNKVLESFCSYHWQQTLAMLKFLIQDENVPIVCSCKQTHLVHSETPSSLTEEDVHVSFCSCDGHVLTKRCCLQNQRPNTCLPPLSVCIKDFHSLSCQAVTIGCIKTMVNKACSSPKYCADQLQNYNRHSVKAAACTYSAKDCDLLSSIKNANRSRSPSPPPLSPVHSKEFESLEGSVMDFPTLDNNKLEISINQPPALLPAEGSKEEFEYGGKTFKGKETECSDGIWMSTDTQSSDDYISSEKSEQGEHSAIFQGLMDRINEKLKSIDTTDIATNLVKLSSSDRAPENDVKLGDFVTSLLHNAKASDYSFMELLRQHDKQMENKIIQTRFRKRQETLFATYNSPDSPVIRRQSLQIKRELASLDETLVRKKSVSERNAKKSTKKFDKIHPNKRHSFTVIEDEALQHLESNPCVNCQTKPMCFPVHQTESFKLPLTNFQTSSGFLVLSENSGIAASQAKLLNTQGDDTPLQETGQIPLKDESNEILGRTKRNIVPPGWYSVYVTNNIMFRKSSSAKKSLESLENIKINEDAERCSDINISKIVRDTNLQVVVERLEDTLNLARKSNNSLLDSYKISQKLKDNAYEQVMNPAARRGLPFTLSEMGCTGQSFLSHSHVPSSSKIRAICVTTNKQEMVIDQEINDGLLRSLTFNSSSSNSNNGDLDATPEAGEISSPLNYSSPVKLMFVSEVNSHEGVKYTLTSAAASPKGSTDLCLFQGHTNTSLDKQATEDLSHAVCVKDCDCSENDTKEESSCVYAEAITSSCPVGQTNINDLKKNDEVVEKSSSSSELVLKRKPGRPKKIGPQVVKQVKRPIGRPPKPKMDMNESTKARPELSSGGKSIKSDAAVLEEANSNKNITVTVVFGRSRRTKRHVSEGNLNVISVLPTQHIDSNFANDPSKVRHNTETGNALTEIVKAFQNPATEKEEVSGYDYVRPIKSNPASPHPCSNVIRQIKKPLTTVRKPGRPAKVKISGISVTVSRLSPQERKVSISNGLPPLQQQNVLEKNIPQERKNQLCNNMGQVKNMQKDSREDGSPNVTAAMSRKREIPSRHSARDRKPSLHFLHSLASSSAFTCRSALLHKSYKLHLKKAKERKEKHAQSNQSTASKDTSELRNSGNAKKDLKDGEFGRINEVSSDPIFSSNPSLRWWPTSTSSDTLLEELNNRFEQITNTWLRVGGSESDKCVCEKRDPIEQDCNTEMSNPLDSCLVELETSPVKMLFQKKYNMNELCTWFMQTTETQSLSLVRKANARSPLEVVSTRETKTETKQSDLSTCPFRKHFKKFALSSPSKPAGKLQILHNIVRSPVLNMKSNFTLARLKRNEFKKLQRDSWGQTKKLYNAAPGGWKSKKKNLQLFCQSQLFKSTSGETNDETPKLQEKNMLEIQPAQTLLESQKSLLPTENEARDAFVQQMMGSSDFNPHPGIASILKSHPETNGTICCQQNVRKEQSQDKLFQNTWKAKTFKDCRIFLRKINHIEQHNSFKLNNVIYSPEAVESKSTQAYMEEKRHPLLRSHSTKQNALKKQENEMETSKGSNSSKVTERLDDQFHSRKLNSSVNQDDNPAGSSEVLIRINKRKSPQWETTDTNLRKRHKRQSCNSGQMAPYYPKYQVGRKRSEQPEEKSTRQK, encoded by the exons ttcaaGCTCAACAGCTGATGCAAATTCAGAGGAAACAGCTAATttggagaaaggaaaatcaacATTAAACAAAGTTTTGGAGTCTTTTTGTTCATATCACTGGCAACAGACTCTGGCTATGTTAAAATTCTTAATACAAGATGAAAATGTTCCTATAGTTTGCAGTTGCAAGCAAACACATTTGGTCCACTCTGAAACTCCCAGTTCCCTTACTGAAGAGGATGTTCACGTTTCATTTTGCAGTTGCGATGGACATGTGCTGACGAAAAGGTGCTGTTTACAAAATCAAAGGCCAAACACTTGTTTACCACCTCTGTCTGTTTGTATTAAAGATTTCCATTCTTTGTCATGCCAAGCTGTAACGATTGGATGTATTAAGACAATGGTGAACAAAGCATGTAGTTCTCCTAAGTATTGTGCTGACCAATTGCAAAATTATAACAGGCATTCtgtgaaagcagcagcatgTACATATTCAGCTAAGGACTGTGATCTCTTAAGcagcattaaaaatgcaaatagatCTCGCAGCCCGTCACCACCTCCACTGTCACCTGTACACAGCAAAGAATTTGAATCACTGGAAGGGTCGGTTATGGATTTTCCAACTTTAGACAACAACAAACTTGAAATATCCATCAACCAgcctccagccctcctgccagctgAAGGAAGCAAAGAAGAATTTGAATATGGAGGTAAAACATTCAAAGGAAAAGAGACCGAATGTTCAGATGGAATATGGATGTCAACAGACACCCAAAGCAGTGATGATTACATTAGTTCTGAGAAGTCTGAGCAGGGTGAACATTCCGCCATTTTTCAAGGTTTAATGGACCGCAttaatgaaaagctgaaatCAATAGACACTACAGATATAGCAACAAATCTCGTAAAACTTTCTAGCAGTGACAGGGCACCAGAAAATGATGTCAAATTGGGAGACTTCGTAACGTCTCTTTTGCATAATGCTAAGGCAAGTGATTACAGCTTTATGGAATTACTTCGCCAACACGataaacaaatggaaaataaaattatccagACAAGATTTCGCAAGCGTCAGGAAACTTTATTTGCAACATATAATTCTCCTGATTCACCAGTCATTCGCCGACAGTCTTTGCAAATCAAGAGAGAGCTTGCAAGCCTTGATGAAACTCTTGTAAGGAAAAAGTCAGTTTCTgagagaaatgcaaagaaatctACAAAAAAATTTGATAAAATACATCCAAATAAAAGACATAGTTTTACTGTGATAGAAGATGAGGCTTTGCAACATCTTGAAAGCAACCCATGTGTGAATTGCCAAACCAAACCAATGTGCTTTCCAGTACACCAAACAGAGTCTTTCAAACTACCTCTTACTAATTTTCAAACCAGCTCTGGCTTTTTAGTTCTTTCAGAAAACAGTGGTATTGCAGCCAGCCAGGCAAAACTCCTAAATACACAAGGAGATGATACACCCTTACAAGAGACTGGTCAGATTCCTCTAAAGGATGAGAGTAATGAAATCTTGGGCAGAACTAAACGTAACATTGTGCCTCCTGGATGGTACTCTGTGTATGTAACAAACAATATCATGTTTAGAAAGTCATCCAGTGCAAAAAAGTCCTTAGAAAGTttggaaaacattaaaataaatgaagatgCTGAAAGATGCAGTGACATAAATATAAGCAAAATTGTGAGAGACACAAATCTGCAAGTTGTTGTGGAGCGTTTAGAAGATACATTAAACTTAGCCAGAAAGAGTAACAACTCATTATTGGATAGTTACAAAATAAgccaaaaattaaaagataatgCATACGAACAGGTTATGAACCCAGCTGCTAGAAGGGGTTTACCCTTCACTCTGAGTGAAATGGGATGCACGGGACAAAGCTTCCTTTCACATTCACATGTGCCAAGCAGCAGTAAAATCAGAGCAATTTGTGtcacaacaaacaaacaagaaatggTTATAGATCAAGAAATTAATGATGGCCTTTTGAGATCTCTGACCTTTAATTCATCCAGCTCAAATTCCAATAATGGGGACTTGGATGCAACACCTGAAGCTGGGGAGATCTCATCTCCCTTAAACTACTCTAGTCCTGTTAAGCTTATGTTTGTCTCAGAGGTCAATAGTCATGAAGGAGTCAAATACACTTTGACATCTGCAGCTGCATCTCCTAAAGGAAGCACAGATCTCTGTCTGTTTCAAGGGCACACCAACACTTCGTTAGACAAACAGGCCACAGAAGACCTTTCTCATGCAGTCTGTGTCAAGGACTGTGATTGCAGTGAAAATGATACCAAGGAGGAGTCAAGTTGTGTTTATGCAGAAGCAATTACAAGCTCTTGTCCAGTTGGTCAAACTAACATAaatgacttgaaaaaaaatgatgaaGTTGTGGAGAAATCAAGCAGTAGCAGTGAattggttttaaaaagaaaaccgGGTAGACCAAAGAAAATAGGTCCTCAAGTAGTTAAGCAGGTTAAGAGACCTATTGGACGGCCTCCAAAGCCAAAAATggatatgaatgaaagcacaAAAGCTAGACCTGAACTTAGCAGTGGTGGTAAAAGCATCAAGTCTGATGCAGCAGTATTGGAAGAAGctaacagcaacaaaaatattACTGTGACAGTTGTTTTTGGAAGGTCAAGAAGAACAAAGAGACATGTTTCTGAAGGTAATCTAAATGTGATTAGTGTGCTGCCCACACAACATATTGATTCTAATTTTGCCAATGACCCCAGCAAAGTGAGGCACAATACAGAAACTGGAAATGCTTTGACTGAAATAGTAAAAGCCTTTCAGAATCCTGCTACTGAAAAGGAGGAGGTCTCTGGTTATGACTATGTCAGACCTATCAAGAGTAACCCAGCATCGCCACATCCTTGCAGCAATGTCATTCGGCAGATTAAGAAACCATTAACCACCGTTCGAAAACCTGGTAGGCCAGCAAAAGTAAAAATTTCTGGCATATCAGTGACTGTTAGTAGACTTTCacctcaggaaagaaaagtaAGCATTAGCAACGGTTTGCCTCCTTTACAACAGCAGAATGTGTTAGAAAAAAACATaccacaggagagaaaaaatcaACTCTGCAATAATATGGGTCAAGTAAAGAACATGCAGAAAGATTCTAGAGAGGATGGATCACCCAATGTTACTGCAGCAATGTCAAGAAAACGTGAAATTCCATCAAGACATTCTGCTAGAGACAGAAAACCCTCACTGCATTTTTTACATTCATTAGCATCTTCTAGTGCATTTACTTGTAGAAGTGCCTTACTACATAAGTCTTATAAACTCCATTTGAAAAAAGCTAAAGAGCGAAAGGAAAAACATGCGCAATCAAATCAGAGCACAGCATCCAAAGATACCTCAGAGCTGAGAAATTCGGGAAATGCTAAAAAGGATCTTAAGGATGGTGAATTCGGACGCATTAATGAAGTGTCATCAGATCCCATATTTTCATCAAATCCCTCTCTCAGGTGGTGGCCTACTTCCACTTCGAGTGACACTTTGTTGGAAGAACTAAATAATAGATTTGAACAGATAACTAATACCTGGTTGCGCGTGGGGGGAAGTGAGTCTGATAAATGTGTATGTGAAAAAAGGGATCCCATTGAACAAGACTGTAATACTGAAATGTCAAACCCTTTAGACTCCTGCCTTGTAGAACTTGAAACATCACCtgtaaaaatgcttttccagAAAAAGTATAATATGAATGAACTCTGCACCTGGTTTATGCAAACTACAGAAACACAGTCTCTCTCTCTAGTGAGAAAGGCAAATGCTCGCAGTCCCTTAGAAGTAGTTAGTACTAGAGAGACAAAGACAGAAACTAAACAATCTGATCTTAGTACTTGCCCTTTCAGAAAGCACTTTAAAAAGTTTGCACTATCCTCCCCTTCAAAACCAGCAGGGAAATTGCAAATATTGCATAACATAGTGAGGTCTCCAGTCTTAAACATGAAAAGTAATTTCACATTAGCCAGATTAAAAAGGAATGAATTTAAAAAGTTGCAGCGTGATAGTTGGGGACAAACAAAAAAGCTCTAtaatgcagctcctggaggctggaaatcaaaaaagaaaaatttgcagTTATTTTGCCAAAGCCAATTGTTTAAAAGTACAAGTGGGGAAACCAATGATGAAACACCCaagctccaggaaaaaaatatgctagAAATCCAGCCCGCTCAGACTTTGTTAGAGTCTCAGAAAAGCCTCTTGCCAACTGAAAATGAAGCCAGAGATGCATTTGTTCAACAGATGATGGGATCTTCTGACTTTAACCCACATCCTGGTATAGCAAGTATACTTAAGTCACATCCAGAGACGAATGGAACAATTTGTTGCCAGCAAAATGTTAGAAAAGAACAAAGCCAAGATAAACTGTTTCAAAATACTTGGAAAGCTAAAACTTTTAAAGACTGTAGgatatttctgagaaaaatcaaCCATATTGAGCAGCACAATTCATTTAAGCTAAATAATGTCATTTATTCTCCTGAAGCTGTTGAGAGTAAAAGCACTCAGGCttatatggaagaaaaaagacatCCTCTTTTAAGGTCCCATTCTACTAAGCAAAATGCattaaagaaacaagaaaatgaaatggaaacatCTAAAGGATCTAATTCCTCTAAGGTGACTGAAAGGCTGGATGACCAGTTTCACAGCAGAAAGTTAAATAGCAGTGTAAACCAGGACGATAATCCTGCTGGTAGTTCTGAAGTTCTTATcagaataaacaaaagaaaaagtccaCAATGGGAGACCACTGATacaaatttaagaaaaaggCATAAGAGACAATCATGCAATAGTGGACAAATGGCACCTTATTACCCAAAGTACCAAGTAG GAAGGAAAAGATCAGAGCAACCAGAGGAAAAGAGTACAAGGCAAAAATGA